In Paenibacillus sp. 1781tsa1, one DNA window encodes the following:
- a CDS encoding DUF3889 domain-containing protein produces the protein MRMLIVTVMSVVLSLAGMTSGTGASIPDYAKWGIIAVKETQTKYNVDILDYKHIGRTSLTADQSREQFKLWVRAKDGKQFAVYVNVDFNPSTQQLKKVQFSESDRH, from the coding sequence ATGAGAATGCTCATCGTTACCGTCATGTCGGTAGTCTTGAGTTTGGCCGGAATGACATCAGGAACAGGTGCCTCTATCCCTGATTATGCGAAGTGGGGAATTATAGCGGTCAAAGAAACACAGACCAAATATAATGTGGATATTTTGGACTATAAGCACATCGGCCGTACCTCTCTAACAGCGGATCAATCACGGGAACAGTTCAAGCTATGGGTTCGTGCCAAAGATGGCAAGCAGTTCGCGGTCTATGTGAATGTTGATTTTAATCCATCTACACAGCAATTAAAGAAAGTACAATTTTCGGAATCCGATCGACACTGA
- a CDS encoding M1 family metallopeptidase — MNYPNSFTLKLARVGIAGTLALILATSPLANMGVIAAEAVPSLVSTKMHNTQKDSLEHAPIQYQIQARLNEKDMTIQGSEKVTYRNTSKDTLQQLVLHTYADANLSKSTQANMFQQNNEKISEDHPEKTAEDFLGGIDIQAVTADSQSLDFHKENQALTVQLKEPVKPGESVVFQLEFHLNIPYGSQRVSYYKDIINGAHWFPVMSVYDEVKHQWNKAPYSRTFESDYYTSSDFEVQLNVPDDYQVAMPGAITTQDSSEHGRKIVSAVAENTREFVFFASPNLQVERATRNGLTVEYYYYNDDPSKKKIVDRYINQAFKVIDFYSEKYGKYPYPEFRIVETYVQGVAVEYARLIQMGQIHDSAVPEEDTTFVHEIAHQWFHALIGNNSETESFLDEGFADFSMVYFAEKQGDKLNGFRSIQFDTAPVDMAIASTNDEAGDLAGLVYYQKGRQAIYQLYRSVGEEKFDELMRTYFKRYVYQNATIEGLLQTIEDVLGKEVRTEMQTALYQPDFVLKPEFQLSQEETAAYVHDILQAQYQAVMGMIPDLPYEVMNRLMDKVLQGEELTIVLSDQASKLATKQQEDMVNQLTGFLDMTGMRYDIIRDRKELKQKMKKEIGNSNLIVIGNAKSNGLVQALKFNIIDRTKLTGFSWKNTMNQPLAAGAYVIKHPYNQNRLMLHYFWNEDHLSDAAFEAFKLKIQESIGFTNDFYQYYVLDNQGKEKSDKKVANPISSLFAE; from the coding sequence ATGAATTATCCAAACTCTTTTACATTAAAGTTAGCCAGAGTAGGGATCGCGGGTACACTCGCCTTAATACTAGCAACAAGCCCACTTGCCAACATGGGGGTTATTGCCGCGGAAGCAGTCCCATCACTTGTATCTACGAAGATGCATAACACACAGAAAGACTCTCTGGAGCATGCCCCAATTCAATACCAGATCCAGGCTCGGCTGAATGAGAAAGACATGACGATCCAGGGGAGCGAGAAGGTAACGTATCGCAACACAAGCAAGGATACACTCCAGCAACTGGTCCTGCATACATATGCTGATGCGAACCTGTCCAAGTCTACACAGGCGAACATGTTCCAACAAAATAATGAAAAGATTAGTGAAGATCATCCGGAGAAGACAGCGGAGGACTTTCTGGGCGGCATTGATATTCAGGCTGTAACAGCAGATAGCCAATCGCTGGATTTCCATAAGGAAAACCAAGCGTTGACCGTGCAGTTGAAAGAACCCGTTAAACCAGGCGAATCTGTAGTATTCCAACTAGAATTTCATCTGAATATACCTTATGGCTCACAGCGAGTTTCCTATTACAAGGATATAATCAATGGTGCACACTGGTTCCCGGTGATGTCTGTATACGACGAGGTTAAACATCAGTGGAACAAGGCACCGTATAGTCGAACATTTGAGAGCGATTATTACACCTCATCGGACTTTGAAGTTCAATTAAATGTTCCTGATGATTATCAGGTAGCCATGCCTGGCGCTATCACCACGCAAGACAGTTCAGAACATGGACGTAAGATTGTGTCTGCTGTAGCCGAGAATACGAGAGAGTTTGTTTTCTTTGCAAGTCCTAATCTTCAAGTGGAACGCGCTACCCGTAACGGTCTGACGGTTGAATACTATTATTACAACGATGATCCATCCAAGAAAAAGATCGTTGACCGGTACATTAATCAGGCATTCAAGGTCATTGATTTCTATAGTGAGAAATATGGCAAGTATCCCTATCCAGAGTTCCGAATTGTTGAGACGTATGTGCAAGGTGTAGCCGTGGAGTACGCGAGGCTCATTCAGATGGGACAGATTCATGATAGTGCCGTTCCAGAAGAAGATACAACATTTGTACATGAAATAGCTCATCAGTGGTTCCATGCATTGATCGGTAATAACTCGGAGACCGAATCCTTCCTGGATGAAGGCTTTGCCGATTTCTCGATGGTGTATTTTGCCGAGAAACAGGGAGATAAATTAAATGGTTTCAGATCCATACAGTTTGATACAGCGCCCGTAGATATGGCGATTGCCTCAACAAACGATGAAGCTGGGGATTTGGCAGGTTTGGTGTATTATCAGAAGGGGCGACAAGCGATCTATCAGCTTTACCGTTCTGTCGGTGAAGAGAAATTTGACGAGTTGATGAGAACATATTTCAAACGCTACGTATATCAAAACGCAACAATAGAGGGGCTTCTTCAAACCATTGAAGATGTGCTTGGTAAGGAAGTGCGCACAGAAATGCAAACAGCCCTATATCAGCCTGATTTTGTCTTAAAGCCGGAATTCCAATTATCACAGGAAGAGACCGCTGCATATGTGCATGATATCTTACAAGCGCAATATCAGGCTGTCATGGGTATGATCCCTGATCTGCCTTATGAAGTGATGAATCGATTGATGGACAAAGTCCTTCAAGGCGAGGAATTAACCATTGTGCTCAGCGATCAGGCGAGTAAACTTGCAACTAAACAGCAGGAAGATATGGTAAATCAATTGACCGGATTCCTTGATATGACCGGTATGAGATACGACATTATACGGGATCGCAAGGAACTGAAGCAAAAGATGAAAAAAGAGATCGGCAACAGCAACCTTATTGTCATTGGCAATGCCAAGTCAAACGGATTGGTGCAGGCTTTAAAATTCAACATTATCGACCGGACGAAACTGACGGGTTTTTCTTGGAAGAATACCATGAATCAACCTCTCGCCGCGGGTGCATATGTTATCAAACATCCCTATAACCAGAATCGATTGATGCTTCATTATTTCTGGAATGAGGATCATCTGAGTGACGCGGCATTTGAAGCTTTTAAGCTGAAAATACAGGAGTCTATCGGATTCACTAACGACTTTTACCAGTACTATGTATTGGATAACCAAGGCAAGGAGAAATCCGATAAAAAAGTTGCGAATCCCATATCTTCACTTTTTGCGGAGTAA
- a CDS encoding GNAT family N-acetyltransferase has protein sequence MAAEISYVTTQEQLEQALGIRNHVFVIEQQVPAEIEIDHYDVISPDVHHVLLSTEGQAVATGRLIYYSKDTAKMQRIAVLESHRSFGYGRVLLLAMEELARELGLSYSVLDAQCQAQKFYEKLGYEVISEEPFYDADILHVRMKKSL, from the coding sequence TTGGCAGCTGAGATTAGTTATGTAACGACGCAAGAACAATTGGAACAAGCCCTAGGTATTCGCAATCACGTTTTTGTGATCGAGCAACAGGTGCCTGCCGAGATTGAGATTGATCACTACGATGTCATCAGTCCGGATGTGCATCACGTATTGTTAAGTACGGAAGGGCAAGCTGTAGCTACAGGACGTCTGATCTATTACAGCAAGGATACGGCCAAAATGCAGCGGATCGCGGTGCTTGAGTCTCATCGTTCATTCGGTTATGGACGCGTGCTTCTGCTCGCGATGGAGGAACTGGCACGTGAACTCGGTTTATCCTATTCCGTACTGGATGCTCAATGTCAGGCGCAGAAATTCTATGAGAAACTGGGCTATGAAGTGATTTCGGAAGAACCTTTTTATGATGCAGATATTCTGCATGTTCGTATGAAAAAGAGTCTGTAA
- a CDS encoding CopG family transcriptional regulator: protein MSAKKMGRPKSDKPKSRTIEIRVDEEIMNKLDISAEVLNTNRSDIVRKGIEKIYDELQK, encoded by the coding sequence ATGTCCGCCAAAAAGATGGGGCGGCCTAAATCTGACAAACCCAAAAGCAGAACGATTGAGATACGTGTCGACGAGGAAATTATGAACAAGCTCGATATTTCGGCTGAGGTGCTGAATACGAATCGATCAGACATCGTTCGCAAAGGGATTGAGAAGATTTACGACGAGCTCCAAAAATAG
- a CDS encoding aminotransferase class I/II-fold pyridoxal phosphate-dependent enzyme produces the protein MNHHRTPLFTALKNHAALNPVQFHIPGHKKGLGADTEFREFIGDNAFSIDLINIAPLDDLHQPTGVIQEAQILAADAFGADYTYFSVQGTSSAIMTMILSVCSPGDKIIVPRNVHKSVLSAIIFSGAKPVFVSPSQDANLGIDHGVTTQSIRRALERHPDAKALLVINPTYYGVVTDLKEIVELAHSYQVPVLVDEAHGVLIHFHEDLPLSAMAAGADMAATSVHKLGGSMTQSSVLNLNTKNGFVNPQRVQTILSLLTSTSTSYILLASLDTSRRNLALHGREIAQKAIDLADFARRSINDMDGLYCFGKELLGTEATFNYDPTKVTIHVRHLGITGYETENWLREHYNIEVELSDMYNILCLITPGDTDDSVDILLNALQDLSRTYYQVNPAHELVVKVPDIPQLMLTPRDAFYGDTEVIPFKESAGRIISEFIYVYPPGIPILLPGEVITQENIDYIIDHVEVGLPVKGPEDRSVTNVKVIVEADAIF, from the coding sequence ATGAATCACCACCGTACGCCGCTGTTTACCGCTTTAAAAAATCATGCGGCACTCAATCCGGTACAGTTTCATATTCCGGGCCATAAAAAAGGATTGGGAGCGGATACCGAATTCCGTGAATTTATTGGCGATAATGCCTTCTCCATAGATTTGATTAACATCGCACCGCTGGATGACCTGCATCAGCCAACCGGTGTCATTCAGGAAGCACAGATTTTGGCAGCAGATGCCTTCGGAGCCGATTATACCTATTTTAGTGTACAAGGCACAAGCAGTGCCATTATGACCATGATTCTGTCTGTATGCTCACCGGGTGACAAAATTATTGTGCCCCGCAATGTGCATAAATCGGTTCTGTCCGCCATTATTTTCTCAGGCGCCAAACCCGTATTTGTTTCTCCTTCACAAGATGCCAATCTGGGTATTGACCATGGAGTGACTACACAGTCCATCCGTCGTGCACTTGAGCGTCATCCGGATGCCAAGGCATTACTTGTCATTAACCCGACCTATTACGGTGTGGTTACCGATCTGAAAGAGATTGTTGAGCTGGCACACAGCTACCAAGTCCCTGTGCTTGTTGATGAAGCACATGGCGTACTCATTCATTTCCATGAGGATCTGCCATTGTCTGCGATGGCAGCAGGTGCCGATATGGCTGCAACCAGTGTTCACAAGCTTGGTGGCTCCATGACACAGAGTTCCGTACTCAACCTGAACACGAAGAATGGATTCGTGAATCCACAGCGTGTACAGACGATCCTGAGTCTGCTCACCTCAACATCAACTTCATACATTTTGCTTGCTTCACTCGACACATCCAGACGCAACCTGGCACTCCACGGTCGTGAGATTGCACAGAAGGCGATTGATCTGGCCGATTTTGCCAGACGTTCGATTAACGATATGGATGGACTGTATTGCTTCGGTAAAGAGTTGCTGGGTACAGAAGCGACCTTCAATTACGACCCAACTAAAGTAACGATCCATGTTCGCCATCTGGGCATTACAGGGTATGAGACAGAGAACTGGCTGCGTGAGCATTACAACATTGAGGTCGAACTTAGTGATATGTACAATATTCTGTGTCTCATCACGCCAGGAGATACGGACGACAGCGTGGATATCTTGCTGAACGCTCTGCAGGATCTCTCCCGTACCTATTATCAAGTGAACCCGGCCCATGAACTGGTAGTCAAAGTGCCGGATATTCCACAGTTGATGTTGACTCCACGTGATGCATTCTACGGTGATACCGAAGTGATTCCGTTTAAAGAATCCGCAGGACGTATTATCTCGGAATTCATCTATGTCTATCCGCCAGGAATTCCGATCCTGTTACCGGGTGAGGTTATCACTCAAGAGAATATCGACTACATCATCGATCATGTCGAAGTTGGATTGCCTGTCAAAGGACCCGAAGATCGCAGCGTAACCAACGTTAAAGTGATCGTGGAAGCCGATGCCATTTTCTAA
- a CDS encoding MFS transporter encodes MQTDTKPAKILRSPFFIAMWLTLFLVEIIKGALLVAVLPVYMDNILGLSAGVIGVAFALQYLGDNLFRAPSGWAAERIGFRATMVTALICTLIAVIMILFLKSAVGLAMACLILGIGTSPLWPCAMTGVTAMSGPQNKNGTAMGALEMAALGGTGLGPVGMNWLLERTHHDYRTIFLVLMGCAILVILVAMILPGRVIVEGEEHAEQAAKNRDVKYPAKPNLLTPFIRLQKSVKGTLQRVRSTLNVNPLVYPALFMQSFVIGLLSPVITLYTRTDLHISPNLYSLLLIAGGGITVIALLPVGKMVDRFGTKPFLNVGFLMASASLFAFSSITSIPVVFGVVMLVGVSYAMILPAWNAFVATLIPKGERGAIWGFFLTLQGSGMVVGPIVSGLLWDHVSHPAPFIGSAIVMAGLAVVHFVLSRNPFRTAPAK; translated from the coding sequence ATGCAAACTGATACAAAACCAGCCAAAATTTTGCGATCACCATTTTTTATCGCGATGTGGCTGACACTTTTTCTAGTTGAAATTATCAAAGGAGCCCTGTTGGTAGCCGTTTTGCCCGTGTATATGGACAATATTCTGGGTCTGTCCGCAGGCGTCATTGGTGTGGCATTTGCTCTTCAATATCTGGGCGATAATCTGTTCCGGGCACCTTCCGGCTGGGCAGCAGAACGGATCGGGTTCCGCGCAACGATGGTCACAGCACTAATCTGTACCTTAATCGCTGTTATTATGATCCTTTTTCTCAAAAGTGCCGTTGGACTGGCCATGGCCTGTCTGATTCTTGGCATCGGTACGTCACCGCTCTGGCCTTGCGCCATGACAGGAGTGACTGCGATGTCAGGCCCACAGAACAAGAATGGTACAGCAATGGGGGCGCTGGAGATGGCCGCTCTGGGCGGTACAGGCCTTGGTCCAGTCGGCATGAACTGGTTGCTGGAGCGTACGCATCATGATTATCGCACCATATTTCTTGTGTTGATGGGTTGTGCCATTCTCGTTATTCTGGTGGCCATGATTCTTCCTGGACGTGTCATCGTCGAAGGAGAGGAGCATGCCGAGCAAGCTGCGAAGAATCGAGATGTGAAATATCCAGCCAAACCGAACTTGCTCACGCCGTTCATCCGGCTGCAGAAGAGTGTGAAGGGCACACTGCAGCGGGTTCGCAGCACGCTTAATGTTAATCCACTGGTGTATCCTGCCTTGTTTATGCAGTCGTTTGTCATTGGGCTGCTCAGTCCAGTAATCACGCTATATACACGCACAGACCTGCATATCTCACCCAACCTGTATAGTCTGTTGTTGATTGCGGGGGGTGGAATAACCGTTATTGCCTTACTGCCTGTAGGTAAAATGGTAGACAGGTTTGGTACGAAACCGTTCCTTAACGTTGGTTTCTTGATGGCGTCAGCAAGTCTGTTCGCATTTTCCTCCATAACATCCATTCCGGTAGTCTTTGGTGTTGTTATGCTGGTGGGCGTCAGTTATGCCATGATTCTGCCCGCCTGGAATGCGTTTGTAGCCACACTGATTCCCAAAGGGGAGCGGGGAGCGATCTGGGGATTCTTCCTCACTTTGCAGGGATCAGGCATGGTTGTAGGTCCAATTGTTTCCGGATTGTTGTGGGACCATGTTAGCCATCCGGCCCCATTCATTGGCAGTGCCATCGTCATGGCAGGACTTGCCGTAGTGCACTTTGTGTTATCCCGTAATCCGTTTCGCACCGCTCCAGCCAAATAA
- a CDS encoding recombinase family protein, which yields MVEDGIFRGGGIPYGYKSVDSGNVNKKGKVMQKLGKHEEESKIVKEIFRLALEEGYGQLRIAKLLNEKNVPTRKAKQWGAPTVNVILKNPIYKGVMRYRKEEGDDIFSKPIPELMIVSEEDWNTVQDVRDKKNPKNPNRNENSIPMSTKGSLLLTGIARCGCCNSRLTTTTFVNKYKAANGEIVRYNQNKSYRCSGKLQGKTDCNGQATFSSKKVERQVLESVEVYLSELRTIDFQLEIESIKKKVFNQEEERIKTMQNLLEEHYEELVVLNAEVPKAIMGKSAFKPEMLNALIEKKENEIQKTSEDIKEQEKLLLSKKMEISEMETLKDDLPVWRDVFTKASTEKKKMMLCTLLEVVYISKDKISVEIKAGIKELLGHLYRERKDTKSSLI from the coding sequence ATGGTCGAAGATGGTATTTTCAGGGGAGGAGGTATTCCCTACGGGTATAAAAGTGTTGATTCCGGTAATGTAAATAAAAAAGGAAAAGTAATGCAAAAACTGGGCAAGCACGAAGAAGAGTCAAAGATTGTAAAAGAAATATTCCGACTAGCGCTTGAAGAAGGATACGGGCAATTAAGAATAGCTAAACTTCTAAACGAAAAAAATGTTCCGACAAGAAAAGCAAAACAATGGGGTGCTCCAACAGTAAACGTTATACTTAAGAATCCAATCTACAAAGGAGTGATGAGGTACAGAAAAGAAGAAGGGGACGATATATTTTCAAAACCAATCCCTGAATTAATGATAGTTTCAGAAGAGGATTGGAATACTGTACAGGATGTAAGGGATAAAAAGAACCCTAAGAATCCGAACAGAAATGAAAATTCCATTCCCATGAGCACTAAGGGAAGTTTACTTTTAACTGGAATAGCCAGATGCGGTTGTTGTAACTCTAGATTGACTACGACTACATTTGTAAATAAATACAAAGCAGCTAATGGAGAAATTGTTCGATACAATCAAAATAAAAGTTATCGTTGTAGTGGAAAATTGCAAGGAAAGACGGATTGTAATGGACAGGCAACATTTTCTTCAAAGAAGGTAGAGAGACAAGTCTTAGAAAGCGTGGAAGTATACTTAAGTGAACTCAGAACGATAGATTTTCAATTGGAAATTGAATCGATAAAAAAGAAAGTTTTTAATCAAGAAGAGGAAAGAATTAAAACAATGCAAAATTTACTGGAAGAGCACTATGAGGAGCTTGTGGTATTAAACGCTGAGGTTCCAAAAGCTATAATGGGTAAGAGTGCATTCAAGCCAGAAATGCTCAATGCTCTTATCGAGAAAAAAGAAAACGAAATTCAGAAAACTTCTGAAGATATTAAGGAACAAGAGAAATTGTTACTCTCCAAAAAAATGGAGATATCAGAGATGGAGACTCTAAAAGATGATCTCCCAGTTTGGCGGGATGTGTTTACAAAAGCTTCTACAGAAAAGAAGAAAATGATGTTATGCACATTGCTAGAGGTAGTCTACATTAGTAAAGATAAAATATCGGTCGAAATCAAGGCTGGAATAAAAGAATTACTCGGTCATCTATACAGAGAGAGAAAGGATACCAAGAGCTCACTTATTTGA
- a CDS encoding organic hydroperoxide resistance protein yields the protein MKTLYETTVINTGGRQGIVQSPDNVFMLDVAAPPELGGQVTTATNPEQLFAAGYSACFNSALEFQLKKHKVEIERSTVAATVMLVTDPEDNGVKLQVDLEVKILGLDEETAKKFVKLAHDYCPYSKGIKGNVNVNVELA from the coding sequence ATGAAAACATTATATGAAACAACAGTCATCAATACAGGTGGACGTCAAGGAATCGTCCAATCCCCAGATAACGTGTTTATGTTGGATGTTGCGGCACCGCCTGAACTGGGAGGACAAGTGACGACAGCTACCAATCCGGAGCAATTGTTTGCAGCAGGGTATAGTGCTTGTTTTAACTCCGCACTGGAGTTTCAGTTAAAGAAACACAAAGTTGAAATTGAGAGAAGTACTGTAGCTGCAACCGTCATGTTGGTGACGGATCCTGAGGATAACGGGGTGAAGCTTCAAGTCGATTTGGAAGTTAAAATTCTTGGTCTGGATGAGGAGACAGCAAAGAAATTTGTGAAACTTGCCCATGACTACTGCCCATATTCCAAAGGAATTAAAGGGAACGTGAATGTTAACGTGGAACTGGCGTAA
- a CDS encoding DUF6809 family protein produces MNSILEALYNGRLRPDEMMMPTHPEYQALGRQIAALTEQWKNRLSENEFRELEQLFDLCGRCEGMHTEAAFAQGFRLGANMLIEVMSQREESVLEFN; encoded by the coding sequence ATGAATTCGATATTAGAAGCATTATATAATGGACGACTTCGACCGGATGAGATGATGATGCCGACACATCCTGAATACCAAGCGTTAGGACGGCAGATTGCAGCTCTGACAGAGCAGTGGAAGAATCGATTGAGCGAGAACGAATTCCGTGAGCTTGAACAGTTATTTGACTTGTGTGGCAGATGTGAGGGCATGCATACGGAAGCAGCGTTTGCACAAGGTTTTCGTCTGGGTGCCAACATGTTAATTGAAGTCATGAGTCAGCGTGAGGAATCAGTGTTGGAGTTTAATTAA
- a CDS encoding manganese catalase family protein yields MFKRLDEILIEIPNVEKPDPNAAAAIQELLGGKFGEMSTLNNYLYQSFNFRSKEKLKPFYDLVMSITAEELGHVELVSHGINKCLRGSTEYKEPDDTPLGSVKDARLSYHYLAGAQGAMPFDSMGNPWTGANVFNSGNLVEDLLHNFFLECGARTHKMKVYEMTDHPAAREVVGFLLVRGGVHVVAYAKALEIATGVNVTKLVPIPSLNNKAFNEARKYEEKGVHTKLYTYSDKDFNAIGQIWKGTHPEDGQPLEVIQGIPEGFPIPEAPAVEEEFAPGISQEDFKEIARRLKMAGNIAD; encoded by the coding sequence ATGTTCAAACGCTTGGATGAAATTCTGATTGAGATTCCCAATGTCGAGAAGCCCGATCCGAATGCAGCGGCAGCCATACAGGAATTGCTCGGCGGCAAATTCGGAGAAATGTCAACGTTGAACAACTACCTCTATCAATCGTTTAATTTTCGCTCCAAAGAAAAGTTAAAGCCCTTCTATGATCTGGTCATGAGTATTACGGCCGAAGAATTGGGACATGTTGAGCTGGTGTCTCACGGGATTAACAAATGTCTTAGAGGATCAACCGAGTATAAAGAACCCGACGATACGCCGCTAGGTTCCGTGAAAGATGCTCGTCTGTCTTATCACTATCTGGCAGGTGCACAAGGCGCAATGCCTTTTGACTCTATGGGTAATCCATGGACGGGAGCAAACGTGTTCAACAGCGGCAATCTGGTCGAAGATCTGTTGCACAACTTTTTCCTCGAATGTGGAGCGCGTACGCATAAAATGAAGGTATATGAGATGACAGATCACCCCGCAGCCCGTGAAGTGGTTGGTTTCCTGCTGGTACGTGGCGGCGTGCATGTTGTCGCATATGCGAAAGCACTTGAGATTGCAACTGGCGTAAATGTGACCAAGCTGGTTCCTATTCCATCACTGAACAACAAAGCCTTCAACGAGGCTCGTAAATATGAAGAAAAAGGGGTACACACCAAGCTGTATACCTATAGTGATAAAGATTTCAACGCCATTGGTCAGATCTGGAAAGGAACTCACCCCGAAGATGGACAACCTCTGGAAGTAATCCAGGGTATACCAGAAGGTTTCCCGATTCCGGAAGCTCCTGCGGTCGAGGAAGAATTCGCACCAGGCATTTCGCAAGAAGACTTCAAAGAGATTGCTCGCCGTCTGAAGATGGCGGGGAATATTGCGGATTAA
- a CDS encoding copper amine oxidase N-terminal domain-containing protein, which yields MKWKRVLLCVTVFSLLGGSLLFADSVNEKIRVLINGKEAADGGYLIDGTTYVPVREAGGVVKWDSSNKRVTVIKPNVHIFLFKGDTVFGNVNVGKLKFNVFSQVDSLTADVAAVKVTITNPSGQVKDIQSQELTTQKDNFWFRTYDFTYDFSRAGKYQVGFHIKENANSSYVLVAEKIITALND from the coding sequence ATGAAATGGAAACGAGTATTGCTTTGTGTCACGGTATTCTCCTTGCTCGGCGGGTCTTTATTGTTTGCAGATTCGGTGAACGAGAAGATTCGTGTTCTCATTAACGGCAAGGAAGCAGCTGATGGAGGTTATCTCATTGATGGAACGACCTATGTACCCGTAAGGGAAGCCGGAGGCGTCGTCAAGTGGGATAGCAGTAACAAGAGAGTAACGGTGATCAAACCGAATGTACATATTTTTCTCTTCAAGGGAGACACTGTATTTGGCAACGTTAACGTAGGTAAGCTGAAATTCAATGTATTTTCACAAGTGGACAGTCTGACAGCAGATGTAGCTGCGGTGAAAGTAACGATTACCAATCCAAGCGGTCAGGTGAAGGATATCCAGTCCCAGGAGCTTACGACACAGAAGGATAACTTCTGGTTCCGCACATACGATTTTACGTACGATTTCAGTCGTGCCGGCAAGTATCAAGTCGGCTTTCATATTAAAGAAAATGCAAACAGCAGCTACGTCCTGGTAGCGGAGAAAATCATTACAGCGCTGAACGATTGA
- a CDS encoding DUF3892 domain-containing protein produces MDQSTRESFTAVQKNGDGDLTAFQTSAGRVLDYQQALAEVKAGAIAGVNVFKGKDGEMYIRGDADGDPTNNLDQLPHF; encoded by the coding sequence ATGGATCAATCGACACGCGAGAGTTTCACAGCCGTACAGAAAAATGGCGACGGTGACCTGACAGCCTTTCAGACTTCAGCAGGACGTGTACTGGATTACCAACAAGCACTTGCAGAAGTAAAGGCTGGCGCTATTGCCGGCGTGAATGTATTTAAAGGCAAGGATGGCGAAATGTATATTCGCGGCGATGCCGATGGTGACCCAACCAACAACCTGGACCAACTTCCCCATTTCTAA
- a CDS encoding YdhK family protein, with translation MKKYLLTISTIIFASSLVLSGCGKETRQTVESNDDSHTTTAGEMHHSESGELPEGLREKSNPTFPIGSQALMSADHMSGMKGAKAKIVGAYETTVYAVTYTPTTGGDPVQNHKWVIHEEIQDHKEQPYAAGSEVLLSADHMKGMKGAKATIDSAKETTVYMVDYTPTTGGDLVKNHKWVTEEELTAIQ, from the coding sequence ATGAAAAAGTACTTACTGACTATATCGACTATAATTTTCGCAAGCAGTTTGGTTTTGAGTGGATGTGGCAAGGAGACTCGGCAGACTGTTGAAAGTAACGATGACAGTCATACAACCACCGCAGGCGAGATGCACCATTCTGAATCGGGAGAGCTACCGGAAGGACTGCGGGAGAAAAGCAATCCTACCTTTCCAATAGGAAGCCAGGCGTTGATGAGTGCCGATCACATGTCGGGCATGAAGGGTGCAAAAGCAAAGATCGTTGGAGCATATGAGACTACGGTATATGCAGTGACGTATACCCCAACCACAGGTGGAGATCCCGTACAGAATCATAAATGGGTTATCCATGAGGAAATACAGGACCATAAGGAACAACCGTATGCGGCAGGTTCCGAGGTGCTGTTGAGCGCTGATCACATGAAAGGAATGAAGGGTGCCAAGGCCACAATTGATTCTGCTAAAGAGACAACGGTATATATGGTTGATTATACCCCGACAACAGGGGGAGATTTGGTTAAGAATCACAAATGGGTCACAGAAGAAGAGTTAACTGCTATCCAATAG
- a CDS encoding DUF1292 domain-containing protein: MSDHTHEHGDGCGCGQDHDHDHEHEEVLLTLTDENGQDVEMVLVETFDVEKHVYALLLERNNPEADGIILRMEEEDEEMVLYNIEDEEEWNRVEAAYNELVASQE, translated from the coding sequence ATGAGCGATCACACACATGAACACGGCGATGGCTGCGGATGCGGGCAAGACCACGACCACGACCACGAGCATGAAGAAGTCCTTCTCACATTAACAGACGAGAACGGCCAAGACGTGGAGATGGTTTTGGTGGAGACGTTTGACGTGGAGAAGCATGTTTATGCGCTCCTGCTGGAACGTAACAATCCTGAAGCTGACGGCATCATCCTGCGTATGGAAGAAGAAGACGAGGAAATGGTGCTCTACAATATTGAAGACGAAGAAGAGTGGAACCGCGTTGAAGCGGCTTACAACGAACTCGTTGCATCACAAGAATAG